A window of Thermoproteus sp. genomic DNA:
TGAACGCCATCATAGGCGCCAAGAGGCCCGGCGACTACGTGGACGAGGCGATACTGGAGGGCCACGAGGCCCTCAACAAATACGGCTACTTCCACCCCCAGCGCCACGTGGTGACGATGACCCTTTGGGACATGAGGTACGGCAACCCCCTCGAGTCCCTCCTCCACGGCATAATTAGGCAGAACATGGGCGCCACGCACCACATGTTCGGCAGGGACCACGCGGCCACCGGCGACTACTACGACCCATATGCCACACAGATCCTCTGGACCAAAGGCCTCCCCAGCTACGGCATAAACGCCCCGCCCCACGAGGTGGACAAGGGGCTGAAGATCAGGCCGGTGAACCTCGGCGAGTTCGCCTACTGCCCCAAATGCGGCGAGTATACCTACCTCGGCATCTCCTACGGCGGCCACAAGGAGGCGCCCCTATGCGGCCACGAGCCCGAGCGCATATCTGGCTCCTTCCTGCGGGGCATAATCATAGAGGGCCTCAGGCCGCCTAAAGTGGTCATGAGGCCTGAGGTCTACGACGTGATCGTGAAGTGGTGGAAGGTATATGGCTATCCCTTCGTGACGGACCGCTACCTAAAGATAAAAGAACGGGAGCTTGAAGTGGAGCTATGACGTACAAAATTGGCCTCCTGATAGACGACAAGAGGTATGAGGCCATCAAGGACTTGCCCTTCGCCGCCAAGATGAAGTCTATGTTCGGCGGGGAGATACGAGTCCTCGAGGTGGAAGTCGACGAGGAGACCGCCAAGAGGATACTGGCGGAGTTTCCCTCGGCGAGAGTCGACGCGAGGGGCTTCTTGGAGGATCTCCCCGTGGCCTTCAAGCGGGCACTCTTTGAGGCTGTTGTGGAGACTAAAAGCGCAGGTAAGGAAGCTTTGGAGAGAGTATTTGCTAGGCTTCCCGAGATAAAGGAGGCCGCCGCCAGGGAGAAGGAATACGTGCCGCCGCCCGTCTGACTTTAGGCCTTGTGGGGATTGTTAAGAAAATAAGAATTAATTTTGATTTCTAATTTAGAAAATACGACCAACATGTATATTTATTATTTCTTTCATACATACAGTAAATCAGATACAAAGATATATTTATCTCTATAATAATATCAGAAAGTAAATTTATAACGATAATTGATCTGTAACAGAGGTGTATATTTTTCCCAAAATAGACGAGAGTACACAATTAATACTTAGCTATGTTGCCATCAAAGGGCCTGTTACTATGTATAGAGTCGCCAGAGATCTATCCCTCCACTTCTCCCACACGTATAGGAGAGCCAAGAGACTCGAAAGGCTAGGCCTGATATATCGGATTTCTACCAACAACATCTCTCTATATGAGGCTACTCTAGCAGGATATATCTATTGCTATACGCACGGCGTAGAGCCCAAAGACGTTATTTTATCTAAAGTGGGGAGGCTTTTGGGGCTCGGCGGATTCGCCGTGGAGGACATAGAGGGCTTCCTTAAGTTCTACCTCGCTCTATCGGGCGGAGCCCCGCCTCCGGCCGGCTTAGCCACTATGGTGGCGTACATATTGGAGAGATGCGGCGGCGACTATGTTGACTGCCTAAAGGGCTTCGATCGAGCTACTGCAGTCTCGGCGAGTAGGATTATGGCATATGGAGTGATAGAGATAACTCGCCGCCTCTTCAAAGTCGGCCATGTGGTGGCCGACAGAGACTACCTCGCCATAGTCGACGTGAAGAGAGGGAGGATAGTGGCGGCCCACTGTCGTATATGCGGATTTGACAGATACTGCGGGCTGGACCCATGCCCCACGTTGGTTCAAAGGGTGGAACACAAATTGAAGATAAAGTTAGAGGCCGCTGGGGATGAGGGCGAATCTGCTTTAAGCAGAGTAGGCATGTAGGCCATGTCTGGGAAATTCGTCACGTTTAGACTCTGTAAGACCTACACAATTCTCGACTATAGGTTTGTATTGTTCCTCGAAGGAGGGCCTAAGTATGTGGAGCTCAAATCTGTAGATGGGAGGAGAGGCGTGGCGCGTGTCGAGCAGGGGCCCTGCGTCGGGGTCTCCCGAGAGGTCGCCTACCTCCTATACCCCTATTACGGGTGGGAACGTATGGACGTAGCTGCCCGTTTCGAAGTCGTCGAGACGACCCCGAAGGAGGCCGAGAGGGTAGTTATGAGGGTCCCCTTCGGCATAAACGAAATGATTGTGAGGAGGCAACTAGAGGGTTTCCCCATATATGAGGGCTCTATAGCGTTGGAATACATGGACCACATAGAGTTCGGCGAGGTCGTACATGTGGAGCCCGCGCCCTTCTCCATATTGACGGAAAAGACAAAACTCAGACTGGTGGAAGTCCCCGTCGAGGACACCGAGGTCGTCTACATGAGGCGTTAATGTCCAGTTGGAGCGAGCGTGGCTATAATATAAAGTCCGTATGTCCCCGACCGCGGCGCGGAGTTGCAGGCAAAACAATTATTTAGCCGTGTAATGTGTTGTATGGAGCTGTCGAGTCCGGCCTTTAAGTACGGCGAGCCGATACCCCGCAAGTACACCTGCGAGGGTGAAGACGTGTCGCCTCCCCTCTCCATATCGGGCGTGCCTCAAGGCGCCAAGGCGCTGGTCCTGATAATGGAGGACCCCGACGCTCCCATAGGCCTCTTCGTCCACTGGGTCCTATACAACATGCCGCCTACCCTCCAGGCCGTACCCGAGGCCGTGCCCAAGAGGCCCGAAGTGTCGGGCATAGGCGTCCAGGGCGTCAACGACTTCGGGAGGGTTGGCTACGGCGGCCCATGTCCGCCTAGAGGCCACGGGCCCCATAGGTACTTCTTCAGGCTCTACGCCGTGTCGGAGCCCCTCCAGCTGGGGCCCAGAGCCACTAGGGCCGAGGTCCTCAAGGCCATCCAGGGCAGGGTCTTGGCGGAGGCCGAATATATGGGCACCTATAGGAGATAGACAGGAGGAATATACTCCTATTATTATTGGTGTCCGTAGAAAATATAAATAGGTGATTTCATTGCCATATGGCTAAACAAAAATTGAAGTTCTACGACATTAAGGCGAAACAATCGTTCGAGACGGATAAGTATGAGACTGTTGAGAAGAATACGGCTAGAGGCCCCATGATATTTGCAGTAGCCACCTCACCCTACACAGGCATAAAAGTCTGGAGACTAATCGGCAGGAAGAAATAAGCGAGTAAATCCACATTCTTTTTTACCTGGCCTTATTTCTCTGTGGAGGGGCCAAACTACAAGCTAATAGCGGCGCTCGGCCTTACGTCTCTCTTCGCCGACTGGCTCTACGAGGGGGCTAGGGCCGCCTTGCCTCAATACCTGAAGGCCCTCGGCGCTTCGGCGCTGGCGGTGGGCTTGATATTCGGGGTGGGCGACTCCTTGGGTTACCTCTTGAGGTTCGCCACAGGCCCCCTCGCGGATAGGCGGGGAGGCTACTGGGCCGAGACCTTCGCGGGCTACGCGCTACAGGTCTTGGCTATAGCGGGGCTCGCCTTCGCGCCGTGGCTCTACGCCGCCGTGGCCCTAGTCATGTTGGAGCGGGCCAGTAAGGCCTTGCGGACGCCCGCCAGAGACGCCATCATTTCGGCGGCCGGAGGCCGGAGGCAGAGCTTCGCCTTCGGGCTACACGCATCTCTGGACCAAATAGGCGCCGTGGCGGGCTCGCTCACCGCGTTGGCCCTCCTGGCGGCCGGAGCCACATATAGGTCGTTGTTCCTCCTTCTGGCGGCCCCCGGCGTCGCCGCGCTGGCCGCCCTGTCGTTCGCATATAGGCTTGGAGTCAGGCCGCGCCGTAGGGAGGGAGGAGGGGGAACCTCAATATCGCGTGCGCTCCTCCTCTTCGCCATATCTCAATTTCTCTTCGGCGCGTCTTTG
This region includes:
- a CDS encoding YbhB/YbcL family Raf kinase inhibitor-like protein, with the translated sequence MELSSPAFKYGEPIPRKYTCEGEDVSPPLSISGVPQGAKALVLIMEDPDAPIGLFVHWVLYNMPPTLQAVPEAVPKRPEVSGIGVQGVNDFGRVGYGGPCPPRGHGPHRYFFRLYAVSEPLQLGPRATRAEVLKAIQGRVLAEAEYMGTYRR
- the cc1 gene encoding DNA-binding protein CC1, translated to MAKQKLKFYDIKAKQSFETDKYETVEKNTARGPMIFAVATSPYTGIKVWRLIGRKK
- a CDS encoding MFS transporter, which translates into the protein MEGPNYKLIAALGLTSLFADWLYEGARAALPQYLKALGASALAVGLIFGVGDSLGYLLRFATGPLADRRGGYWAETFAGYALQVLAIAGLAFAPWLYAAVALVMLERASKALRTPARDAIISAAGGRRQSFAFGLHASLDQIGAVAGSLTALALLAAGATYRSLFLLLAAPGVAALAALSFAYRLGVRPRRREGGGGTSISRALLLFAISQFLFGASLMHISLEMYELPGAAWMGSAIYLAAMAFEIPASLAWGRLYEGARSALYLGPVAAALATYVFSHGSFAAGVLGAFLYSAATSYADIVAKARAVELGRMGRATALGVVNAAFGLGYLASGAVYGYLIETGLMWVSPAVSAALAAASIALMRLA